The Esox lucius isolate fEsoLuc1 chromosome 5, fEsoLuc1.pri, whole genome shotgun sequence genome includes a region encoding these proteins:
- the LOC105023043 gene encoding urotensin-2 receptor, with protein MTTVSMETRLVFTEQISNSTDPPLESAPSSPEDTATTFTISCILLLMCLVGVSGNIYTLMVMCNSMRSAASMYVYIINLAMADLLYLLTIPFVVCTHFLKGWYFGDAGCRILISMDFLTMHASIFTLTIMSTERYFAVLKPLDTVKRSKSYRKAIAVLVWVASLVLTLPMILNIQMMMVGGKAMCRSTLSPLFYKVYISFLFCTSIVAPGMIIGYLYIRLARTYWISQTEAFKHTKKLPNQKVLYLILTIVLLFWACFLPFWIWQLLGHFQSSIDLSTKAKRNINYLTTCLTYSNSCINPFLYTLLTKNYKEYLRKRQRTCTAGNYFNRRKRFQRSLRRSLSSSSQQCTESFMLTHTPSLHTTHNTSS; from the exons ATGACCACGGTTTCCATGGAGACCCGGCTGGTCTTCACAGAGCAGATCTCCAACTCCACCGACCCGCCGCTGGAGTCTGCTCCTTCTTCTCCCGAAGACACTGCCACTACCTTCACCATAAGCTGTATTCTTTTGCTCATGTGTCTGGTCGGCGTCTCTGGAAATATCTACACCCTTATGGTCATGTGTAACTCTATGCGTTCCGCTGCGTCCAtgtatgtttacattattaACCTAGCCATGGCGGATCTGCTCTATCTGTTGACCATCCCATTTGTGGTCTGCACACACTTCCTGAAAGGTTGGTATTTTGGCGATGCTGGGTGCAGGATTCTGATCAGTATGGATTTTCTGACGATGCATGCCAGCATTTTCACACTAACCATCATGAGCACGGAAAGGTACTTTGCGGTCCTGAAACCGCTGGACACAGTCAAGCGGTCCAAGAGCTACCGCAAAGCCATTGCAGTGCTTGTTTGGGTAGCTTCCCTTGTTTTGACTTTACCCATGATCCTCAACATTCAGATGATGATGGTGGGGGGAAAGGCGATGTGCCGGTCAACCCTCTCCCCGCTGTTCTATAAGGTGTACATATCCTTCCTGTTCTGCACCAGCATTGTAGCTCCTGGGATGATCATTGGCTATCTCTACATCCGTCTGGCTCGCACCTACTGGATCTCCCAGACAGAGGCTTTCAAACATACCAAGAAACTACCCAATCAGAAG GTCCTCTATCTGATCCTCACCATCGTTCTTCTGTTCTGGGCCTGTTTCCTTCCATTCTGGATCTGGCAGCTCCTTGGTCATTTCCAATCCTCCATCGATCTCTCCACCAAGGCCAAGCGCAACATCAACTACCTAACCACCTGCCTCACCTACTCCAACAGCTGTATCAACCCATTCCTCTACACACTGCTAACCAAGAACTACAAGGAGTACCTGCGGAAGCGCCAGCGCACCTGTACTGCAGGCAACTACTTCAACCGGAGGAAACGTTTCCAGCGCTCGCTCCGGAGGTCGCTGTCCTCTAGCAGCCAACAGTGCACGGAGAGCTtcatgctcacacacacgccATCACTGCACACCACGCACAACACCAGCTCTTGA